One genomic region from Populus nigra chromosome 8, ddPopNigr1.1, whole genome shotgun sequence encodes:
- the LOC133701266 gene encoding cytochrome c-type biogenesis CcmH-like mitochondrial protein, which translates to MGNEQDEEFKKAQVVDARARNISHNVRCTECGSQSIEDSQADIAILLRKLIRDEIQAGKTDKDIYKKLEDDFGETVLYAPKFDMQTAALWLSPLLVAGVAGGFWAYKKHKQNTNVHIMALDLVRGAPLTPKEKETMLDILTPPPPGGSTPSWWRSWTGR; encoded by the exons ATGGGAAACGAACAAGACGAGGAGTTCAAGAAGGCCCAGGTAGTGGATGCTCGAGCAAGGAATATTAGCCACAATGTTAGGTGCACTGAATGCGGGAGTCAGTCCATTGAAGATTCTCAGGCAGATATCGCCATTCTCCTTAGGAAG TTGATCCGTGATGAGATTCAGGCTGGGAAAACTGACAAAGATATCTACAAAAAGCTCGAGGATGATTTTGGGGAGACAGTACTTTATGCTCCAAAATTTGATATGCAGACTGCAGCCTTGTGGCTTTCACCG CTTCTAGTTGCAGGTGTTGCTGGAGGATTTTGGGCGTACAAGAAACACAAGCAAAATACTAATGTTCACATCATGGCTCTGGACCTAGTTAGAGGTGCTCCATTGACCCCTAAGGAGAAGGAAACTATGCTGGATATTCTTACACCTCCTCCCCCAGGAGGATCTACTCCATCCTGGTGGAGAAGTTGGACTGGTCGATAA